The Pseudodesulfovibrio sediminis genome includes the window CGTCAACGGGAAGAAAGTCTTGCCAACCTCAGGTCAGCGCAAAGTCGAAAAAGGATGATGCTGGCTAGATTCTCCGAAGCAATCGCGAAAGCAAGAGACAATTACCACGAAGTCCTCGAAAGCTGTGCTGAACACTTCAGCTCAGACGGAGAAAAAGAACTATGGGGTGCAACACACGCTTGGCTAAAACACATTGTTCTGGAAGGCGTTGAACAATTCATCGGAGATAACAATGAAGCATTCAACCAGTTTGCAGATGGGTGCCAGCTTAACAGGGGCATCGCCGAAAAACTTCAAGAGGAATTACAGAAGGAAAAGAAGAGCTTAGAGAAGAGATTAGACGGAGATATTGTTGGGCTACATGTGTCTCTGACAATGCTTAATAAGCATGCAAAAGCTATCGAGTCCATTGAAGAGGAAGTTGCTGCAGCGAAAAGATTTGTGAGCTTGGCCGACAGAGTCAAAAAGACATATAATAAGGCCTACTCAAAATCATTATCAGACAGCCTACAGCGGTTTAAGGGTAAGGTTTTAAAAATATATAATTTTCTGCACGAAGGTTGTGGGGAAGCTCCAGAGTGTAAAGACATATCTCTCGCTCCCCAGCAGGGGCGCGCATGGCTCCTTAGACTAGGGGTCGACTTTCTCGGTGTCGTTGACGCCAACCCCGAACTTTTCTTAAGCGAGGGCCACTTGGACTCCCTTGGACTGGCTGTCTATCTTGCCGCTGTCCAAGAATTCAATCCCAAAGGGACACTCCTGGTACTAGATGATGTAGTTTCCAGTATCGACCGAGATCATCAAGACAGGATCGCGGAGTTGCTTGCTCATCAGTTCCAAGACTATCAGTTGTTGGTGACAACCCACGATGAACGATGGGGAAAGATTCTACTCAACAAAGCAGATGCGCTTGGCGCGAAGAAGTCCTGGATAGCAACCAAGTATGGTTCGTGGACTCCAGAGACTGGACCAACGCTTACAACCCTCAAGGGGAATTGGGATCATATTCAGGCAGCATTGACCGAGGAAAGGTATCTCACTCTTGGAAGCCTTTTAAGAATAGTCACTGAATCCTTTATGAAAAGAATGATCGTCCGATTTCAGATATCTCTCCCCTACAAAGTCGACAATCGTTACACCATCAAAGATTTACTTGACTTTTCAAAGCCATCTGAAAGCAACGTCCTTTACAGAGCAGCCAAAAAAGCCAGCACAGAGAACGGCCTGAACAAACCGACTAAACTTAAACAAGTGCTGGCAGGAGCGTTGATGTCCTCACAAAATGGACATCCAGCCTTAAAGAAGGAACGGGCAGAGCAGTTGGTTATGAGAGTTTTCGGAGTCGATAACTTAATCAATGAGTTAAGCCACGACTCTCCAAATCTCTCTGACGTAGGTTTGGGCGCTGTTCGAGATTTCGCTTTGAGCCTCAAAGAAGCTGAGGAGCACTGTGTTGCTTGTGGCTACTGCTCTGGAGAGCCAAGTTTGTAACCCAATGAGGAGATCATGAGTATCGTCGATATACTTGGAATTGAGGACGAGGACTTCCGCATTGTTTTTGGAAAGACACAGATCGACTACGACCCAAACAAGGACGAAATTAACCGTAAAAAGCATGGATACGCTTTAGAAAGCGGAGTCGATTTTTTGAACAGAACCATACAACCTTTCTCGTCATCACCAATGATGACCAGAAAAAAAGTTGTCGCAAATGACGAGTACGGTGATGAAGTTAGGCACAACCATCTTTGCTACGATGACCAGAATAACGTGGTATTCATGGTCACGACTATGCGCCCCGATGAAACCGTTTGGGTGATTTCTGTTCGTCCTGCAAGCAGAGAAGAAAGGGATTTGTTTCAAGCAACTTACGGGTAGTTTTTCACTCTACCTGCCGCAGATCACAGCCCCTTCTTTTTCTCAATCCACTTGTCCACCTGAGGCGGATCATAGGTCGCGAACTGATCAAGCAGCC containing:
- a CDS encoding AAA family ATPase; translation: MIFSKIKAIQFQGFRGLGANTCTVQFDGKNVLIVGGNGKGKSSIADGIELFFQGAVSHLEDASSLPNVYATNDPKISIWPRSGDPSVVDIPKDGEPIWTPPEQGGFAGYPSAESFILRRNRLLAFIQARPGDRFKEFMALLGMDNLERQKEAFKEAHNEAKLELDRVQQLLQGQLEQCSPPDGDVPKSLVQGIQAASELAVRIDLPAINSVDDIPTTIELLSQKIGGADQVLLDKVSLGLASLSPTFPPNYEEELIRLEEAYSDVEQALENSVDGEKGAIINEGIIFFEKHPNENLCPLCGNGVSPGELLDDLRQREESLANLRSAQSRKRMMLARFSEAIAKARDNYHEVLESCAEHFSSDGEKELWGATHAWLKHIVLEGVEQFIGDNNEAFNQFADGCQLNRGIAEKLQEELQKEKKSLEKRLDGDIVGLHVSLTMLNKHAKAIESIEEEVAAAKRFVSLADRVKKTYNKAYSKSLSDSLQRFKGKVLKIYNFLHEGCGEAPECKDISLAPQQGRAWLLRLGVDFLGVVDANPELFLSEGHLDSLGLAVYLAAVQEFNPKGTLLVLDDVVSSIDRDHQDRIAELLAHQFQDYQLLVTTHDERWGKILLNKADALGAKKSWIATKYGSWTPETGPTLTTLKGNWDHIQAALTEERYLTLGSLLRIVTESFMKRMIVRFQISLPYKVDNRYTIKDLLDFSKPSESNVLYRAAKKASTENGLNKPTKLKQVLAGALMSSQNGHPALKKERAEQLVMRVFGVDNLINELSHDSPNLSDVGLGAVRDFALSLKEAEEHCVACGYCSGEPSL